One Xyrauchen texanus isolate HMW12.3.18 chromosome 2, RBS_HiC_50CHRs, whole genome shotgun sequence genomic window carries:
- the LOC127658729 gene encoding macrophage mannose receptor 1-like — protein MVLWIFFLHIRACSCLFLSEMEILAFLSLITAVFSLSASVPRQYHFVNINLTWTEAQRYCRENYTDLATINNKNDIEELLKSVNDDPVQFVWIGLQKTVSYKWKWSLGDPAFYTGNDAQYRNWAQGQPNGDGDCSNMNPGQWNDYGCNNSLPFICYNDSSKGYIPVNWTMTWRAAQRFCREYHTDLVSVRNQTENQQIEKIWNDTRIISGVWIGLFRDSWEWSDQSKSSFRNWITGVSDNVRGKKNCAVIWVNTDRGQWDDRTCNLKYPFICHEDKLVLIKQNLSWPEALKYCRENHMDLVSVHSEQIQRRVMNVVQKASTAEVWMGLRHSCTLGIWFWVNGEIMCYQNWAAGHGTGVDDCMHVPRVGAVQSGGDQRWVSLPQTHKLNFICTNYEG, from the exons ATGGTTTTGTGGATTTTTTTCCTTCATATCAGAGCTTGTTCTTGTTTGTTTCTCTCAGAAATGGAGATACTTGCATTTCTATCTCTTATCACAG CTGTCTTCAGTTTATCTGCAAGTGTCCCACGTCAGTATCACTTTGTGAATATAAATTTGACCTGGACTGAAGCTCAGAGATACTGCAGAGAGAATTACACAGATCTGGCCACCATCAACAACAAGAATGACATAGAAGAGCTGCTGAAGAGTGTGAATGATGATCCGGTTCAGTTTGTGTGGATTGGGCTGCAGAAGACAGTCAGTTATAAATGGAAGTGGTCTCTGGGTGACCCTGCGTTCTACACAGGAAATGATGCACAATATCGCAACTGGGCACAGGGACAACCAAATGGTGATGGTGACTGTAGTAACATGAATCCTGGACAATGGAATGATTATGGATGTAATAACAGCTTACCTTTCATATGTTACAATG ACAGCAGTAAAGGATATATCCCTGTGAATTGGACAATGACTTGGAGAGCTGCTCAGAGATTCTGCAGAGAGTATCACACAGATCTGGTCAGTGTGAGGAACCAGACAGAGAATCAACAGATTGAGAAGATCTGGAATGATACACGTATTATATCTGGAGTCTGGATCGGTCTGTTCAGAGACTCATGGGAGTGGTCCGATCAGAGTAAATCCTCATTCAGAAACTGGATCACAGGTGTATCTGATAATGTTAGGGGGAAGAAAAACTGTGCAGTGATTTGGGTCAATACAGACCGTGGACAATGGGATGACAGGACTTGTAATTTAAAATATCCCTTTATCTGCCATGAAG ATAAACTGGTTTTGATTAAGCAGAATCTGAGCTGGCCAGAAGCTCTGAAATACTGCAGAGAGAATCACATGGATCTGGTGTCAGTTCACTCTGAGCAGATTCAGCGTCGGGTGATGAATGTGGTTCAGAAGGCCTCCACTGCTGAAGTGTGGATGGGTCTACGCCATTCCTGCACTCTGGGCATCTGGTTCTGGGTGAATGGAGAGATCATGTGCTATCAGAACTGGGCTGCAGGTCACGGGACCGGAGTGGATGACTGCATGCATGTACCGAGAGTTGGAGCAGTTCAGTCTGGAGGAGATCAGCGCTGGGTCAGCCTTCCTCAAACTCACAAACTCAACTTCATCTGCACCAACTAtgaag GATGA
- the LOC127652844 gene encoding LOW QUALITY PROTEIN: caspase activity and apoptosis inhibitor 1-like (The sequence of the model RefSeq protein was modified relative to this genomic sequence to represent the inferred CDS: inserted 1 base in 1 codon) yields MQEGKKREKEKKRRHSEREYSDGERKKRRNTESSTEDPREETGQSEVPQEPSDLEEGGLDLNKSFKPISDYMQDRKEMLEQCFLVLGENKLKKMLPDELKDCSFHEIKKLCLDQLQQLSDSHLLEILEGKELTVSATADEKKNSTDSQQDSNVDSTSSLRENTQTEEKQGAGSGEDSDVLSINADIDDSDIEGHKDVKPEKMASREEALPPXAPVQSAEPKVELQQDIDRSVSEILALTSTETSKDLPGASLEKPASPETAAVAPKEQPSVQQLELLELEMRARAIKALMKASEIKKRTESQLH; encoded by the exons ATGCAGGAGGGAAAGAaacgagagaaagaaaagaagcgGAGACATTCTGAGCGAGAATACAGTGATGGCGAGAGAAAGAAGAGAAGAAACACTGAATCCAGCACAGAG GACCCCAGAGAGGAGACGGGACAGTCAGAGGTTCCTCAGGAGCCCAGTGATCTGGAGGAGGGCGGACTGGACCTGAACAAGTCTTTCAAACCCATCAGTGACTACATGCAGGACCGCAAAGAGATGCTGGAACAGTGTTTCCTCGTGCTGGGAGAGAATAAACTCAAGAAGATGCTTCCGGATGAACTGAAG GACTGTTCTTTTCATGAGATTAAGAAACTGTGCTTGGATCAGTTACAGCAGCTTTCTGACAGTCATCTGCTGGAGATTTTGGAGG gTAAAGAGTTAACggtttctgcaactgctgatgaGAAGAAGAATTCTACAGACAGTCA GCAAGACAGTAACGTGGACTCCACTTCATCTCTGAGAGAAAATACTCAAACAGAAGAAAAACAAg GTGCAGGTTCTGGAGAGGACAGTGATGTTCTGAGCATCAACGCAGATATTGACGACAGTGACATTGAAGGTCACAAAGACgtcaaacctgaaaaaatggcatcCAGAGAGGAAGCTCTGCCCC CCGCACCCGTCCAATCAGCTGAGCCGAAGGTGGAGCTTCAGCAGGACATCGACAGAAGCGTCAGTGAGATTCTGGCTTTGACCTCCACTGAAACCAGCAAAGATCTGCCGGGAGCATCACTGGAGAAACCAGCCAGCCCAGAAACCGCTGCTGTCGCTCCAAAAGAGCAGCCGTCTGTTCAGCAGCTGGAGTTACTGGAGCTGGAAATGAGAGCCAGAGCCATTAAAGCGCTCATGAAAGCCAGTGAGATCAAGAAACGCACGGAGAGCCAACTACACTGA